Proteins co-encoded in one Thermochromatium tepidum ATCC 43061 genomic window:
- the mnmE gene encoding tRNA uridine-5-carboxymethylaminomethyl(34) synthesis GTPase MnmE, which translates to MTTPDTIAAIATPPGMGGVGIVRVSGPQAPAIAAAILGRIPEPRRAVLGVFHESDGTFIDMGLALYFQAPHSFTGEDVLELQGHGGPVVMDLLLRRCLELGARLARPGEFSERAFLNGKLDLVQAEAVADLIESSTSLAARLAGRSLQGVFSQRIAALLERLIQLRLQVEAGLDFPDEELDLAEDTRLAADLHRLVADVEQLLTDAHQGQIIREGLAVVIAGAPNVGKSSLLNALCGTEAAIVTAIPGTTRDLLKFDIQVDGLPIRIIDTAGLRHSQDPVEREGVRRAQAALNDADLVLWVRSVDQEPDASIRSSFPTDCPVILIRNKIDLVGEPARLVERDGEVEIALSAVTGAGLELLRGQIKAHAGLSAHPEGAFIARRRHLEALERARSTLQAAAANLELRLGAELVAEELHLAQRALGEITGEFTSEDLLNRIFSSFCIGK; encoded by the coding sequence ATGACGACCCCTGACACCATCGCCGCCATCGCCACCCCGCCCGGGATGGGTGGGGTGGGGATTGTGCGGGTCAGCGGTCCACAGGCACCGGCGATCGCCGCGGCCATCCTGGGGCGGATCCCCGAACCGCGACGCGCGGTCCTCGGCGTCTTTCACGAGTCCGATGGGACCTTCATCGACATGGGTCTGGCGCTCTATTTTCAGGCCCCGCACTCCTTCACTGGCGAAGATGTGCTCGAGCTCCAGGGCCATGGCGGACCCGTCGTCATGGATCTGCTGTTGCGCCGCTGTCTGGAGCTGGGCGCGCGCCTGGCGCGTCCAGGCGAATTCAGCGAGCGCGCCTTCTTAAACGGCAAGCTCGATCTCGTCCAGGCCGAGGCGGTCGCCGATCTCATCGAAAGCTCGACCAGCCTCGCCGCGCGGCTGGCCGGGCGCAGTCTGCAAGGGGTTTTTTCGCAGCGGATCGCAGCACTCCTCGAGCGCCTGATCCAACTGAGGCTCCAGGTCGAGGCTGGGCTCGATTTCCCAGACGAAGAGCTCGATCTCGCCGAGGACACCCGGCTCGCCGCCGATCTGCATAGACTCGTAGCGGATGTCGAGCAGCTCCTCACTGATGCCCATCAGGGCCAGATCATCCGTGAGGGCCTGGCGGTGGTGATCGCCGGGGCGCCTAATGTCGGCAAGTCGAGCCTGCTCAATGCACTCTGCGGCACGGAGGCCGCCATCGTCACCGCCATCCCGGGCACGACGCGCGATCTGCTTAAATTCGACATCCAGGTCGATGGGCTGCCGATCCGCATCATCGACACCGCCGGGCTGCGCCACAGCCAGGATCCGGTCGAGCGGGAGGGCGTGCGGCGCGCCCAGGCGGCCCTGAACGACGCCGACCTGGTGCTCTGGGTCCGGTCGGTCGATCAGGAACCAGATGCATCGATCCGTTCGAGTTTCCCTACCGACTGTCCCGTTATCCTGATCCGCAATAAGATCGATCTAGTCGGCGAGCCGGCGCGTCTCGTCGAGCGGGACGGCGAGGTTGAGATCGCGCTCTCGGCGGTGACCGGCGCAGGCCTGGAGCTGCTCAGGGGACAGATCAAGGCACACGCCGGTCTGAGTGCCCATCCCGAGGGTGCCTTCATCGCGCGGCGCCGTCATCTCGAAGCGCTCGAACGCGCGCGCAGTACCTTGCAAGCGGCGGCAGCCAACCTAGAGCTTAGACTCGGTGCCGAGCTGGTTGCCGAGGAACTGCATCTGGCGCAACGCGCGCTCGGCGAGATCACGGGCGAGTTCACCTCAGAGGATCTATTGAATCGGATCTTTTCCAGCTTCTGTATCGGAAAATAA
- the feoB gene encoding Fe(2+) transporter permease subunit FeoB: protein MNGTDRTAAEVVKLRPPLTIALAGNPNCGKSALFNALTGIRQTTGNWPGVTVERKEGSLELDGRRVRVIDLPGIYSLDASSLDERVTRDYLLSHEADLIVNVIDASNLERHLYLTVQLLEMGVPVLIALNMMDIARKRGIRIDTGGLAEALGCPVVPLVAVSKEGLTELQARLLAVAEGREPSGRALTHGECVEAAVLELLPRLDLIGGADVGRANARWLALKLLESDPIAEHAVGPETLKLAESLRRRIAERTGEDTDLHIADTRFGHAHALARRVLREERRVERTVSDRIDQVVLSRVFGIPLFLLMIYLMFMFTMNIGGAFIDFFDQVGQALFVDGLGELLGRLGAPDWLTLVLATGIGGGLQVVGTFIPIIASLYIVLAILEDSGYMARAAFVMDRFMRSIGLPGKAFVPLIVGFGCNVPAVMATRTLESERERKLTILMNPFMSCGARLPVYALFAAAFFPHSGQNLVFVLYLTGIAVAILSGLVMNHTLLKGESSGLLMELPPYHLPTVKGVLLRTWDRVKLFLREAGRVIVLMVLAINLLATIGSDGSLGNTDSERSLLAEISRGATPLFAPMGIREDNWPAVLGIFSGVLAKEVIVGTLDSLYGRLAVESHPIEEPEPFDLWYALGAAAGSIGENLGQLGERLLDPLGLDIGEASDRETAAAEQGVQTDTFGTMAERFDGQAGAFAYLLFVLLYFPCVATIGAIVREAGAVWATFVGVWTTGIAFLTATLFYQIASFERDPLTSGLWIGGGLGSFFVVLIGLRLWAARTP from the coding sequence GTGAACGGAACCGATCGTACCGCCGCCGAGGTCGTCAAGCTACGCCCACCGCTGACGATCGCGCTAGCCGGCAATCCCAACTGTGGTAAGTCGGCCCTTTTCAACGCCCTGACCGGCATTCGCCAGACCACAGGCAACTGGCCGGGTGTGACGGTCGAACGCAAGGAGGGCTCACTGGAACTGGACGGACGCCGGGTGCGGGTGATCGACCTGCCCGGGATCTACTCGCTCGACGCCAGCTCGCTCGACGAGAGGGTCACGCGCGACTATCTGCTCAGTCACGAGGCCGATCTCATCGTCAACGTGATCGATGCCAGCAACCTGGAGCGTCATCTTTATCTGACGGTACAGCTCTTAGAGATGGGCGTGCCGGTCCTGATCGCGCTCAACATGATGGACATCGCGCGCAAACGCGGTATCCGGATCGACACCGGGGGGCTGGCCGAGGCGCTTGGCTGTCCAGTGGTGCCCCTGGTGGCGGTCAGCAAAGAGGGTCTGACCGAGTTGCAGGCGCGACTGCTGGCCGTGGCTGAGGGACGCGAGCCGTCCGGCAGGGCGCTCACGCATGGCGAATGCGTCGAGGCGGCGGTGCTGGAGTTACTGCCCCGGCTTGACTTGATCGGTGGCGCCGACGTTGGACGCGCCAACGCGCGCTGGCTGGCGCTCAAGCTCCTGGAGTCAGACCCCATCGCCGAGCACGCCGTCGGTCCTGAGACACTGAAGCTCGCCGAGTCACTGCGCCGGCGGATCGCCGAGCGCACCGGTGAAGACACAGATCTACACATCGCTGACACCCGCTTCGGTCATGCCCATGCACTCGCCCGGCGCGTGCTGCGCGAGGAGCGGCGGGTCGAGCGCACGGTCTCGGACCGCATCGATCAGGTGGTGCTCAGCCGGGTGTTCGGCATCCCGCTGTTTCTGCTGATGATCTATCTGATGTTCATGTTTACCATGAACATCGGCGGGGCCTTCATCGACTTCTTCGATCAGGTCGGACAGGCGCTGTTCGTCGACGGGCTCGGCGAGCTGCTGGGGCGTCTTGGCGCGCCCGACTGGCTGACCCTGGTGTTGGCCACGGGCATCGGCGGCGGTCTCCAGGTGGTCGGGACCTTCATCCCCATCATCGCCAGTCTCTACATCGTGCTCGCGATCCTGGAAGACTCGGGTTACATGGCGCGCGCGGCCTTCGTCATGGACCGTTTCATGCGCTCCATCGGGCTACCGGGCAAGGCGTTCGTGCCCCTGATCGTGGGTTTCGGCTGCAATGTGCCAGCGGTGATGGCCACGCGTACCCTGGAGAGCGAGCGCGAGCGCAAACTGACCATCCTGATGAACCCCTTCATGTCCTGTGGGGCGCGGCTTCCGGTCTATGCGCTATTTGCCGCCGCCTTCTTTCCGCATTCGGGTCAGAATCTAGTGTTCGTGCTCTATCTGACCGGGATCGCGGTGGCCATCCTCTCGGGGCTGGTGATGAACCATACCCTACTCAAGGGCGAGAGCTCAGGTCTGCTGATGGAACTGCCGCCCTATCACCTGCCGACCGTCAAGGGCGTACTGCTGCGTACCTGGGACCGGGTCAAGCTGTTTCTGCGCGAGGCCGGTCGGGTGATCGTGCTCATGGTCCTGGCGATCAACCTGTTGGCGACCATCGGCAGTGACGGGAGTCTGGGCAATACCGACAGCGAGCGCTCGCTTCTGGCCGAGATCAGCCGGGGCGCTACACCACTCTTTGCGCCCATGGGGATCCGCGAGGACAACTGGCCGGCGGTGCTCGGGATCTTTTCCGGCGTGCTGGCCAAGGAGGTGATCGTTGGGACGCTCGACTCGCTCTATGGCCGGTTGGCGGTCGAGTCACACCCGATCGAGGAACCAGAACCCTTCGATCTGTGGTATGCGCTGGGCGCGGCAGCCGGCTCGATCGGCGAGAATCTCGGACAGCTCGGCGAACGCCTGCTCGATCCGCTCGGGCTCGACATCGGTGAGGCGAGCGACCGTGAGACGGCCGCCGCCGAGCAGGGCGTCCAGACTGACACCTTCGGTACCATGGCCGAACGTTTCGACGGACAGGCCGGGGCCTTTGCCTATCTGCTGTTCGTGCTGCTCTATTTCCCCTGTGTGGCCACCATCGGCGCCATCGTGCGCGAGGCGGGTGCTGTCTGGGCGACCTTCGTCGGCGTCTGGACCACGGGTATCGCCTTCCTGACGGCGACCCTCTTTTATCAAATCGCCTCCTTCGAACGCGACCCGCTCACATCCGGACTCTGGATCGGCGGCGGATTGGGATCCTTTTTCGTGGTGCTGATCGGCCTGCGGCTATGGGCGGCACGCACGCCCTGA